The window CCTCGTCGAGCCCTCCGATGCCCTCGTTGAGGCGGATGTTCTCAGGGAGCTCACCGTAGGCCTTAAGGAGATGAGCCTCATCAGGCATATACTTGAAGATGATGTCCGCCTTGTCGTCCTGGTAGTCTCGGAGGCAGACGAGGATGATGTCCCCGGCAGCGATCCAGACCTTCTTATGCATCTTGCTGCGGATGTGGCAGAGGCGTTTCGATCCGTCGAGGGAGGCGATGCTGAAGTTGGAAGAGGCTAGGGTTGTTTTGGGCGTTGGCGTGCATGTGCTTTGCACGTGAGGGAGAGTTTTATACCATCTATGTGGTCCAGGGAGGGACCAGGAATTCTTGGTCCAGAAGATCCGCTCCCTGCCATGTGGGGAGTAGTTGATCagtagttcggatcctctgtccccatttcTTTATGTCCCCGTGTCCCACTATCGATCGAATGGgctagattacatctcaaggatgttttgcacatcacgaggatgctgcacacatcttaaagatgtcatgatgcattgagatgtaatctggtccgtctGATCGGTAGTGGGACACAGGGACAGAGAgaaatggggacagaggatctgaactaGTTGATCAGAGGTCCTGAGTTGCTATTTCAAT is drawn from Zingiber officinale cultivar Zhangliang chromosome 1B, Zo_v1.1, whole genome shotgun sequence and contains these coding sequences:
- the LOC122039648 gene encoding eukaryotic translation initiation factor 1A-like, whose product is MAGSGSSGPRIPGPSLDHIDGIKLSLTIASLDGSKRLCHIRSKMHKKVWIAAGDIILVCLRDYQDDKADIIFKYMPDEAHLLKAYGELPENIRLNEGIGGLDEEDEGGADDFIEFEDEDIDKI